The following nucleotide sequence is from Pseudomonas sessilinigenes.
GTCCTGGCCTACAAGGCCTTGCTCAAGCACCTGCTGGCCCAGCAACTCGTGGCGCAGGTGGCCTGACGTGAAGCGCCATTCAAGTCGCCCGGCAGTGCAGCCGATAACCCCTACAGATCGTTATGCAGGGGTGTCTGCATGGGTGTCCTCATGAATCGTCCCCTGGATATCAAGAACCGACCGCAGCTGGCATTGCAGTCGTACCTGGACGCGTTGCTGCAGGACGCTACCGAAGAGGAGCAGGTTCCGGAGCCGGTAGCGCAGGTCGTGTTGCCCGCCGCCCCACTCGTCGAGGAGGTTTCCAGCGAAGTCCTGGACGAGTTCCAGGCTGCGGTGTTGGAAGAGCAGGCCCGGGATGCACGGAGCCAGCACCAGGCGGCACCTGCCGAGCAAGCCAAGGTCGTACCGGTGGCCCCGGTAATGGATGCACCGGCGCCCTTGCCCAGCCCCGTGGTGCCGATGCTCCAGGCGCTGGTGCCACCGCTGGTGGAAGTTCACCTGCCGCCGAGCAACACGCCGCCGCCAGCCGCCGGCAGCGATCGCCCCAGTTGGGCGGCCGAGCCTTTCGAGTGCCTGCTGTTCGATGTCGCCGGCCTGACCCTGGCAGTGCCCCTGGTCTGCCTGGGCTCGATCTACTCCCTGGCCGGTCAGGAGTTGACGCCGTTGTTCGGGCAGCCGGAATGGTTCCTCGGCATCCTGCCGAGCCAGGCGGGCAACCTCAAGGTCCTGGATACCGCGCGCTGGGTCATGCCGGATCGGTATCGCGATGATTTTCGCCAGGGCCTGCAGTACGTGATCTCGGTCCAGGGCTACGAGTGGGGACTGGCCGTGCATCAGGTCAGTCGCTCGTTGCGCCTGGACCCCAATGAAATCAAGTGGCGCAGCCATCGTGGCCAACGCCCCTGGCTGGCCGGCACGGTGATCGAACACATGTGCGCCCTGCTTGACGTGGCCGAACTGGCGGAGCTGATCGCCACCGGTGGCGCCAAGCAGCTGGCAATCAGTCAAGCGGCCCACAAGCCGAAGTGAACCAAACACAGGCCGCGCCAGTGGGGCGCGGCCATACAGAACACACGCCGTTTTCAACGGTATTTTGAGGGGTCAGGGTATGAATAAGTCGTCGTCTGCACAGGGTTCCGAAGATCCGATCCTGCAATGGGTCACCTTCAAGCTGGATAACGAGTCCTATGGCATCAACGTGATGCGGGTCCAGGAAGTCCTGCGCTACACCGAGATCGCTCCGGTGCCGGGCGCGCCCAGCTATGTCCTGGGGATCATCAACCTGCGGGGTAATGTGGTCACCGTGATCGACACTCGCCAGCGTTTCGGCCTGGTGCCCACCGAGGTCAACGACAACACTCGGATCGTCATCATCGAAGCCGACAAGCAAGTGGTCGGGATCATGGTCGACAGCGTGGCCGAAGTGGTCTACCTGCGTCAGTCGGAAGTCGAGACTGCACCGAATGTCGGCAATGAAGAGTCGGCCAAGTTCATCCAGGGCGTCTGCAACAAGAACGGCGAGCTGCTGATCCTCGTCGAACTGGACAAGATGATGAGCGAAGAGGAATGGTCGGAACTGGAGAGTATCTGATTGATCCTCGAGGTAGCGGTTATTGTCCTGGCGATCTTCTGGGTCGCCACACTGGCCATGTTCTTGTCTTATGCCCGCAACCAGCGCCAGATCGCTGCGCAGCAGGCAGAAGGCGACGCCCTGCGCGACCAGCGGATCAAGGAGCTGGCCAAGCGCGTCGACCATTACCAGAACGGTACGGTGCGCATGGGCGAAGACCTGCATGAGCTGCGCGCAGTCGTGGCGCCGTTGCCGGACAAGCTGGCCCAGCTGGAGCAGCGAGACCCCTCAAGTCTGTCCTTCGCCCAGGCTGCCCGCCTGGTCGGCATGGGTGCCAGCGTTGACGAGTTGACCCAGTCCTGCGGCCTGACCCAGGCCGAGGCAGAGCTGGTCAGCAAGCTGCACAGAGGCTGACCGTCAGCCGCAAGCCGCAAGCTTCAAGACTTGCGGCTCATGGCTTGCAGCGGCTCTTCTAGTAATCGTCGCCGCGTTCGGTGACGTCCTTCTCCGACTCTATCTGTTGCGGATCGTGGCCTGCCGGGAACTTGCCCTTGAGGTTCCAGGCGAACGCGATGATCTCGGCGATGGTCCGGTACAGCTCCGGCGGAATGCTGTCGCCCAACTCCAGCCGGGCCAGCAATCTCACCAGTTCGGCGTTCTCATAGATCGGTACTTCATAGTCCCGGGCAATCTTCAGGATGGCTTCGGCCAGTTCGTCATCGCCCTTGGCGGTGAGCATCGGGGCCTGTTGGCCGTCATATTTCAGGGCGATGGCCTGGCGGGGTGGGGCAGAGTGCTTCATGCGGTTTCGTCGACCCAGCGTTGTTCCAATCGGGTTTGTGGACCTTGTGGAGGGATGCCGAGGTGGCAATCCAGGTCGCCGACATTCAGGCCCGAGGCCAACAAGCGCTCGCGCAGGTTGCCCAGGTGGCTTTCGATCAGGCTTGCGGTGTAGGGGCGCTCGGCCCACAGCTGGCTGCAGAGGCGGCCCTGGATCAATTGTGCCTGGACTTGCAAGGGGCCCAGCGGCTCCAGGTCGAAGGCCAGGTCCACTCGCCATAGCGCCTGCCTGGGCTCGCGTTCCTCACGTTTGTTCTGGGGCTGTTGTTCCGGCTCGGGCGGCTCCTCGCGTTGCAGCTTGACCTGCAACGGCACGATGTCCTGCAGGTTGCGCATGGGGATTTCCAGCTGCCAGGTCGTCAGCAGTCGACCGTCGTCGGTGCGCCCGCTTTGTTCCAGGCTGGCCAGTTGATGGCTCTGCAGGCGTGATATCGCTGCAGCAGCCAGGCGCAGCAGTTGTTCCAGGCTGTCTGAACCTTCCAGGCTCTGCAGCAAGCGTTCGGGGAGCGGGAAGCCACCGGGCGTGGGCTTGCTGGCGAGTTGGCCGAGGGTTCCCAGTGCACCGCGCACGAAGTTCGGTAGCGACTGGGCCAGTGTGCTGGCGGCCAGGATGGCATTGAGGCTGGTGGAGGAGGGCAGGGCTGGCGTCAGCTGTGCGACCAGGCGTAGCAGGTCGGCCTTGAGGTCCGATGCCTGGCCTGGATTGCCGGTGGCCAGTTGGGCTTCCAGAAACGCACCGCTGCCCAGCAGCGCTTGAGCCACCCCACGGCTGGTACTCAGTTGTTGCGCATCGGGCAGGTTGCCCAGCAGGCGCTCGATTGCTGAGCGCAGTTGCGTGTCTGCCTGGTCGCTGTCGGCCGGCAGATTTTGCAAGGCATTGAGCAGAGCCCCCAAGGAGCCCTGGCGGCCTTGTTGGGTCGCCAGTTGGGCGGCAATGGCCAGTTGATCCTGGCGGTTGCTCAAGGGGACGAAATTCAGGGTCTGAGCGTCGCTGACCAGGGCGCTCAACAAACTGCCGATACGCAGTGGCTGCGGGCTTTCCAGGCTCAGGGTGCTGCCGCTCTGGGCGGTGTTGAGCAGGCTCACCAGGGAGCGGTACACCGCGGGTTGGTTGCTCCCCTGGGGCAGCGCCTGGGAAGTCAGTACCTTGCCCTGCAGCAGGGTGCCGGGTGGCAGTTGCGTGGTGTCCAGTCGGGTCAAGGCGGCAACGCTGGAGGCGATGGCCTGCTGCACCGTGATGGCCAGGTTGCCCGCCGACGGTTGGGTCACCGCCAGGCTGGTGCCCTGGGGCAGGGGTTGGCTGCTGGTGGCCTGCAAGGTGGTTTGCCGGCCATTGTCCAAGGTCAGCTTGAGCAGCAGCTCGAAGGTCTGGTCGGTCTGCTTGAGCGACAGCACTTCAGCCTTGGCGCTCTGGCCGGCGGCGATCAGCCCTTCCAGCGGCAGCGTCAGCTTGAGCAGTTCACCACTGGGCACCTGGGGACGCGAGGCGCCGGGAGCGGGCGTCGGTGGCAGCGGGAGGATGTTCATTTCGCCTGTCATTCGGACACAACCTGTGGAAATTAACCCCCTATAAGGTAGGGACTCACATGTATAATGCCGCCCGTCTTTGAAGGAGTGGTAAAAACAATACAATTGTTTGACGCAGCTCTCTAGAACAGGCCGCCAATGCATTTATCCTGCATCCCTTTAACGGCCGCTCCACTGCCGACTTGAACCCGTAAAGGCCCGTTATCCCTTGACCAGCCCTCTTCTCGAAGCCGTTGCACTCGCTTGTGAGCGCGATTGGCGGATGCTGTTTGAACACCTCGAGTTGCGCCTGACGGCTGGAGACATGGTGCAGATCAGCGGCCCCAATGGCAGTGGCAAGACCAGCCTGCTGCGCCTGCTTGCCGGACTGATGCAACCCACCAGTGGCCAGGTACTGCTCAATGGCCAGCCACTGCATGCCCAGCGTGCCGAACTGGCGCGCAATCTGTTGTGGATCGGGCATGCCGCTGGCATCAAGGATCTGCTCACTGCCGAGGAAAACCTGCGTTGGCTCTGCGCTCTGCATCAACCGGTTCGGCGCGAAGCGATCTGGCAGGCCCTGGCTGCCGTTGGCCTGAAAGGTTTCGAAGACGTGCCCTGCCATACCTTGTCCGCCGGCCAGCAGCGTCGCGTGGCCCTGGCGCGCTTGTACCTGGACAGCCCACCGCTGTGGATTCTCGATGAGCCCTTCACCGCCCTCGACAAGCAAGGGGTGGCCCAGCTCGAGGAGCACCTGGCTGCCCACTGCGAACGAGGCGGCATCGTGCTGCTGACGACCCACCACAGCCTGACCCGGACGCCATCGGGTTATCGCGATATCGATCTTGGACGGTGGGCCGCATGAGTGTCTTTGCCTTGTTGGTCGCCCGGGAAGCACGGCTGCTGTGCCGTCGCCCGGCGGAGTTGGCCAACCCCCTGGTATTTTTCGCAATCGTTGTCGCATTGTTTCCGCTGGCGGTGGGACCTGAGACACAATTGTTGCAAACCTTGTCTCCTGGGCTGGTCTGGGTAGCGGCCCTATTGTCCGTCCTGCTCTCGCTGGACGGGCTGTTTCGCAGTGATTTCGAAGATGGTTCCCTGGAGCAGTGGGTCCTTTCGTCGCACCCCCTGGCACTTCTGGTCCTGGCCAAGGTACTGGCACACTGGGTTTTTTCTGGTCTGGCACTAGTATTGCTGTCGCCTTTGCTGGCCGTGATGCTGGGGCTGCCGGTAGCTTGCCTGCCGGTGCTATTGCTCTCGTTGCTGCTGGGCACGCCGGTACTCAGCCTGCTTGGAGCGGTAGGCGCGGCATTGACGGTGGGACTCAAGCGCGGCGGCCTGTTGCTGGCGCTGCTGATCCTGCCTTTGTATATCCCGGTGTTGATTCTGGGCAGTGGTGCCTTGCAGGCAGCATTGCAAGGGCTGCCGGCGACGGGTTTCCTGCTATGGCTTGGTAGCCTGACTGCCCTGGCAGTAACCCTGACACCCTTTGCAATAGCTGCTGGCCTGAAGATCAGCGTCGGCGAATAATGAGGTCTGGTTGTTTTTTAACCAGTAAAGACCCTGGCTGTTCGTGAAAGCGAAGAGCAACCGTGATGGAAACAACGAATGAACTGGACCTGGTTTCATAAGCTCGGCTCGCCGAAATGGTTTTACGGCATCAGCGGCAAGCTGCTGCCCTGGCTGAGCGTTGCCGCCGTGTTGCTGATCGGTATCGGCGTGGTCTGGGGCCTGGCCTTTGCACCACCGGATTACCAGCAGGGCAACAGCTTCCGCATCATCTACATCCATGTGCCGATGGCGATGCTGGCCCAGTCCTGCTATGTCATGTTGGCCGTATGTGGCGTGGTCGGGCTGGTGTGGAAAATGAAACTGGCCGACGTCGCCTTGCAATGCGCGGCGCCCATTGGCCATTCCATCACGTTCCTGGCGCTGGTGACCGGGGCCATCTGGGGCAAGCCGACCTGGGGCTCCTGGTGGGTCTGGGATGCCCGGCTGACCTCGATGCTCATCCTGCTGTTCCTGTACGCCGGCCTCATGGCCCTGAACGCCGCCATCAGCAACCGCGACAGCGCCGCCAAGGCCTGTGCGGTACTGGCGATTGTCGGAGTGGTCAACATCCCGATCATCAAGTACTCGGTGGAGTGGTGGAACACCCTGCACCAGGGCGCCACCTTCACCCTGACCGAAAGACCTGCCATGCCAGTGGAAATGTGGCTGCCGCTGTTGCTGACGGTACTGGGTTTCTATTGCTTCTTCGCCGTGGTGCTGTTGCTGCGCATGCGTCTTGAGGTACTCAAGCGCGAAGCCCGGACCAGCTGGGTCAAGGCCGAAGTCCAACGCAGCCTGGAGGCCGCACAATGAGCTTTGCATCCTTCAGCGACTTTCTCGCCATGGGCCATCACGGCCTGTACGTCTGGTCGGCCTATGGCATCTGCCTGGTGGTCCTGGTGCGTGAGCTGGTGGCGCCGATCCTGGACCGCAGGAGCTATCTGCAACAAGAGGCGCGTCGTCTGCGCCGGGAGAACGGTAAGTGAATCCGCTGCGTAAAAAGCGTCTTTTGATCATCCTGGCGATCCTGGTAGGTGTGGGCATCGCCGTCGGCCTGGCCCTCAGTGCGCTGAAGGAAAACATCAACCTGTTCTACACCCCGACCCAGATCGCCAATGGCGAAGCCCCCCATGACACCCGCATCCGTGCCGGCGGCATGGTCGAGGCCGGTTCCCTGCAGCGCTCCGCCGACTCGCTGGACGTCAAGTTCGTGGTCACCGACTTCAACAAGTCCGTGACCATCACCTACCGCGGCATTCTTCCGGACCTGTTCCGCGAAGGGCAGGGCATCGTCGCCCTGGGCAAGATCAATGCCGATGGCGTGGTGGTGGCCGATGAAGTACTGGCCAAGCACGACGAGAAGTACATGCCGCCGGAAGTCACCAAGGCCCTGAAAGACAGCGGCCAGTCTGCTCCGACCCCGGCCAAGGAGGGTTAAGCCATGAGTTCCGCATTGTTCGTTCCCGAGCTCGGCCACCTGGCGATGATCCTGGCGCTGTGCCTGGCCCTGGTCCAGGCGGTGGTGCCGTTGCTGGGCGCCTGGCGTGGCGACCGCCTGTGGATGAGCCTGGCACAGCCGGCGGCCTGGGGGCAGTTCGCCTTCCTGGTGTTCGCCTTCGGCTGCCTGACCTACGCCTTCATGAATGACGATTTCTCGGTGGCCTACGTCGCCCACAACTCCAACAGCGCCTTGCCCTGGTACTACAAGTTCAGCGCCGTGTGGGGCGCCCACGAAGGATCGTTGTTGCTCTGGGCGCTGATCCTGGGCGGCTGGACCTTCGCCGTATCGGTGTTCTCGCGGCAGTTGCCACAAGTGATGCTGGCCCGGGTACTGGCGGTGATGGGCATGATCAGCACCGGTTTCCTATCGTTCCTGATCGTGACCTCCAACCCCTTCGCGCGGATCCTGCCCCAGGTTCCGGCCGATGGGCGCGACCTCAATCCGCTGTTGCAGGACATCGGCCTGATCGTCCACCCACCGATGCTCTACATGGGCTATGTCGGTTTCTCGGTGGCCTTCGCCTTCGCCATCGCCGCGCTGCTCGGCGGCCGCCTGGATGCCGCCTGGGCCCGCTGGTCGCGGCCCTGGACCATCGTCGCCTGGGCGTTCCTGGGCATCGGCATCACCCTGGGCTCCTGGTGGGCCTACTACGAGTTGGGCTGGGGTGGCTGGTGGTTCTGGGACCCGGTAGAAAACGCTTCCTTCATGCCCTGGCTGGTGGGCACCGCACTGATCCACTCCCTGGCCGTCACCGAGAAGCGCGGGGTGTTCAAGAGCTGGACCGTGCTGCTGGCGATCGCGGCGTTTTCCCTGAGCCTGCTGGGTACCTTCCTGGTCCGTTCCGGGGTCCTGACCTCGGTCCATGCCTTTGCCGCCGATCCTGAGCGCGGCGTGTTCATCCTGTTCTTCCTGTTGTTCGTGGTGGGCGGTTCCCTGACCCTGTTCGCCCTGCGCGCACCGGTGGTCAAGAGCCAGGTGGGCTTCAGCCTGTGGTCCCGGGAAACCCTGCTGCTGGGCAATAACCTGGTGCTGGTGGTGGCGGCGTCGATGATTCTGCTGGGCACCCTGTATCCACTGGTGCTGGATGCCCTGAGCGGCGCCAAGCTGTCGGTGGGCCCGCCGTACTTCAACGCCCTGTTCATTCCGTTGATGGCCTTGCTGATGGTGGTGATGGCGGTTGGCGTGCTGGTGCGCTGGAAAGACACCCCGGTGAAGTGGCTGCTGGGCATGCTCGGTCCGGTGCTGCTGGGCAGCGTGGCCCTGGCCGTGGTGGCCGGCATCGCCTATGGCGACTTCAACTGGGCGGTGCTGGCGACCTTCATGCTGGCAGCCTGGGTGTTGCTGGCCAGCGTGCGGGACATTTTCGACAAGACCCGCCACAAGGGCCTGATCAAGGGCCTGCCGAGCCTGACCCGCAGCTACTGGGGCATGCACCTGGCGCACGTGGGTATCGCGGTCTGCGCCCTGGGCGTGGTGCTGTCGAGCCAGAACAGCGCCGAGCGCGACCTGCGCCTGGAGCCGGGCGAGTCCATGGAACTGGCCGGCTACCACTTCATCTTCGAGGGCGCCAAGCACTTCGAAGGACCTAACTTCACGTCCGACAAGGGCACTGTCCGTGTCGTGCGCAACGGCAAGGAAGTGGCGGTGCTGCACCCGGAAAAACGCCTGTACACCGTGCAGAGCTCGATGATGACCGAGGCCGGGATCGATGCCGGTTTCACCCGTGACCTCTATGTCGCCCTGGGCGAATCCCTGGGTGATGGCGCCTGGGCCGTGCGGGTACACGTCAAGCCATTCGTGCGCTGGATCTGGCTGGGCGGTCTGCTGACCGGCCTGGGCGGGATGCTGGCGGCACTGGACCGGCGCTATCGAATCAAGGTGAAAAGCCGAGTGCGCGAGGCACTGGGCATGACGGGAGCCACCGCATGAAGCGCTGGATGATGATGTTGCCCCTGGCGGCGTTCCTGGTGGTGGCGGTGTTTCTCTACCGCGGCCTGTACCTGGACCCGGCCGAGCTGCCATCGGCGATGATCGGCAAGCCGTTCCCCGAGTTCTCCCTGCCTTCGGTGCAGGGCGACAAGACCCTGACCCGTGCCGACCTGCTGGGCAAGCCGGCGCTGGTCAATGTCTGGGCCACCTGGTGCATTTCCTGCCGGGTCGAGCATCCGGTGCTGAACAAGCTGGCCGAGCGCGGCGTGGTGATCTACGGGATCAACTACAAGGACGTCAACGCCGATGCCCTGAAGTGGCTGGCTGAGTTCCACAATCCCTACCTGCTGGACGTGCGTGACGAAGATGGCTCCCTGGGCCTGAACCTTGGTGTGTATGGCGCTCCGGAAACCTTCTTCATCGATGCCAAGGGCATCATCCGCGACAAGTATGTCGGGGTGATCGACGAGGTGATATGGCGCGAACAGCTGGCTGCCAAGTACCAGGCCCTGGTGGACGAGGCCAAGCCATGAAGCGCTGGTTATTCGCCGCCCTGTTGGGCTTGAGCATTGCGGGGGTGGCCCATGCCGCCATCGACACCTACCAGTTCGCCAATGACAGCGAGCGCGAACGCTTCCATGAGTTGACCAAGGAACTGCGCTGCCCCAAGTGCCAGAACCAGGATATCGCCGACTCCAACGCGCCCATCGCCGCGGACTTGCGCAAAGAGATTTTCCGCATGCTCGGCGAGGGCAAGGACAATCAGCAAATCGTCGATTTCATGGTCGACCGCTACGGCGACTTCGTACGCTACAACCCGGCCCTGACCGGCAAGACCGCCTTGCTCTGGTTCGGCCCCGCCGCCCTGTTGCTGGGCGGCCTGGTGATCATCGCCGTGATTGTCCGGCGCCGCCGCGCCCAGCGCGGCGACAGCCCGAACACGCTTTCCGCCGAGGAGCGGCAGCGCCTTGACCAACTGCTGGATAAAAAACACCCATGATTGATTTCTGGCTTGCGGCAGGCCTGTTGCTCCTGATCGCCTTGAGTTTCCTGTTGATCCCGGTATTGCGCGAACGTCGCGCCCAGCGTGAAGAGGATCGGACCGCCCTGAACGTGGCGTTGTATGAAGAGCGCCTGGCCGAGCTGCAGGGCCAGCAGCAAGAAGGCGTGCTCACTACCGAGCAACTGGACAGCGGTCGCGCCGAGGCCGCCCGCGAGTTGCTGGCGGACACCGAAGGCAGTGGCCAGGCCAGCGGTTCGCGCCTGGGCAAGCCGCTACCCTTGCTGGCTGCGTTGCTGGTGCCGGTACTGGGCGTGGCCTTGTACCTGCACTTCGGCGCCAGCGACAAAGTCGAGCTGACTCGCGAGTTCGCCCAGGCGCCGCAGACCATGGAGGAAATGACCCAGCGCCTGGAGCGTGCGGTGGCGGCCCAGCCGGACTCCGCCGAAGGGCTGTACTTCCTCGGGCGTACCTACATGGCCCAGGACCGGCCGGCGGACGCGGCGAAGATCTTCGAGCGCACCGTGGCCCTGGCCGGGCGTCAGCCCGAGCTGCTGGGGCAGTGGGCCCAGGCCCAGTATTTCGCCGACGACAAGAAGTGGTCGGACAAGGTCCAGGCCCTCACCGACGAAGCGCTCAAGGCCGACCCCAATGAAGTCACCAGCCTGGGCCTGCTGGGCATCGCTGCGTTCGAGGCCGAGCGGTTCCAGGACGCCATCGACTACTGGAAGCGCCTGCAGGCGCAATTGCCGCCGGACGACAAGTCCCGTGCTGCCCTGCAAGGCGGGATCGACCGGGCCAGCGAGAAACTGGTGGCTGCCGGGGGCAAGGTTGCCACCGAGCCGACGGCCAAGGCCAAGGGTGCACTGATCAAGGTCCGGGTCGACCTGGCCGCCGAGCTCAAGGCCAAGGTCCAGCCAGGCGACAGCGTATTCATCTTCGCCCGTGCCACCCAGGGGCCGCCTGCGCCACTGGCCGCCAAGCGCCTGACGGTCGCCGACCTGCCGACTACCGTCGAGCTGGGCGATGCCGATGCGATGATGCCGCAGTTGAAACTGTCGAACTTTCCTGAAGTCCAACTGGTTGCGCGCGTATCCCGTGCCGGCCAGCCAATGACCGGCGAATGGGTCGGGCGTAGCCAGCCCCTGGCCAGCAGCACCCGTGCCGCCCAGCAGCTGACCATCGACACTCCGGATCAATAAGCAGAGAAGCCGTCATGACCGCCATCGCTCGCATCACCCTGTTGTCACTGGTCCTGGGGTTGAGCGCTTGTACGGTCCATCGGCCGCTTCCCACCAGTTCCGAGCCCATCCCGCCAGCGGGGCCGAGTACGCACCCGGCCCCCAGCCCGGCACCGTCGACCAGGCCGGTCACGCCGGGCACGCCCCATGCCCCCGCGCCTGCGACCAAGCCCTTGCCTCGCACTTCCACCCACTTCGCACCGCCGCCTGGTGGCAACAGTCACTGGGATGCGCGACTGGGGGTCTATGTGCTGGATAACCAGAGCAACACCTTCTACCGCCAGCGCACCTATTACCGCTGGAACAATGGTTGGAGCCGCGCCATCAGCCCCGACGGCCCGTGGGAGGACACCGATATCCATGGTGTGCCGGCAGGGCTCGGGCGCCAGTTCCAGTAAGCCGGGCCACAGGCTCGGGTCTCCCATTTAAGCCACCAGCTCGCTGGCCGATACAGCGGGGTGTTCCCGAGTAGTGGCTATCGAGTGTCCGATGAAGAAAGACCTGAACAAACCCTATTTTGCGCCGATGTTTTTCTGGCTGGTGGTGATCGGCGTTCTGCTGCTGGTA
It contains:
- a CDS encoding EscU/YscU/HrcU family type III secretion system export apparatus switch protein; this translates as MKHSAPPRQAIALKYDGQQAPMLTAKGDDELAEAILKIARDYEVPIYENAELVRLLARLELGDSIPPELYRTIAEIIAFAWNLKGKFPAGHDPQQIESEKDVTERGDDY
- the ccmA gene encoding cytochrome c biogenesis heme-transporting ATPase CcmA; translated protein: MTSPLLEAVALACERDWRMLFEHLELRLTAGDMVQISGPNGSGKTSLLRLLAGLMQPTSGQVLLNGQPLHAQRAELARNLLWIGHAAGIKDLLTAEENLRWLCALHQPVRREAIWQALAAVGLKGFEDVPCHTLSAGQQRRVALARLYLDSPPLWILDEPFTALDKQGVAQLEEHLAAHCERGGIVLLTTHHSLTRTPSGYRDIDLGRWAA
- a CDS encoding DUF2802 domain-containing protein, translating into MILEVAVIVLAIFWVATLAMFLSYARNQRQIAAQQAEGDALRDQRIKELAKRVDHYQNGTVRMGEDLHELRAVVAPLPDKLAQLEQRDPSSLSFAQAARLVGMGASVDELTQSCGLTQAEAELVSKLHRG
- a CDS encoding heme lyase CcmF/NrfE family subunit, with protein sequence MSSALFVPELGHLAMILALCLALVQAVVPLLGAWRGDRLWMSLAQPAAWGQFAFLVFAFGCLTYAFMNDDFSVAYVAHNSNSALPWYYKFSAVWGAHEGSLLLWALILGGWTFAVSVFSRQLPQVMLARVLAVMGMISTGFLSFLIVTSNPFARILPQVPADGRDLNPLLQDIGLIVHPPMLYMGYVGFSVAFAFAIAALLGGRLDAAWARWSRPWTIVAWAFLGIGITLGSWWAYYELGWGGWWFWDPVENASFMPWLVGTALIHSLAVTEKRGVFKSWTVLLAIAAFSLSLLGTFLVRSGVLTSVHAFAADPERGVFILFFLLFVVGGSLTLFALRAPVVKSQVGFSLWSRETLLLGNNLVLVVAASMILLGTLYPLVLDALSGAKLSVGPPYFNALFIPLMALLMVVMAVGVLVRWKDTPVKWLLGMLGPVLLGSVALAVVAGIAYGDFNWAVLATFMLAAWVLLASVRDIFDKTRHKGLIKGLPSLTRSYWGMHLAHVGIAVCALGVVLSSQNSAERDLRLEPGESMELAGYHFIFEGAKHFEGPNFTSDKGTVRVVRNGKEVAVLHPEKRLYTVQSSMMTEAGIDAGFTRDLYVALGESLGDGAWAVRVHVKPFVRWIWLGGLLTGLGGMLAALDRRYRIKVKSRVREALGMTGATA
- a CDS encoding chemotaxis protein CheW; this translates as MNKSSSAQGSEDPILQWVTFKLDNESYGINVMRVQEVLRYTEIAPVPGAPSYVLGIINLRGNVVTVIDTRQRFGLVPTEVNDNTRIVIIEADKQVVGIMVDSVAEVVYLRQSEVETAPNVGNEESAKFIQGVCNKNGELLILVELDKMMSEEEWSELESI
- a CDS encoding heme ABC transporter permease, whose product is MNWTWFHKLGSPKWFYGISGKLLPWLSVAAVLLIGIGVVWGLAFAPPDYQQGNSFRIIYIHVPMAMLAQSCYVMLAVCGVVGLVWKMKLADVALQCAAPIGHSITFLALVTGAIWGKPTWGSWWVWDARLTSMLILLFLYAGLMALNAAISNRDSAAKACAVLAIVGVVNIPIIKYSVEWWNTLHQGATFTLTERPAMPVEMWLPLLLTVLGFYCFFAVVLLLRMRLEVLKREARTSWVKAEVQRSLEAAQ
- a CDS encoding DsbE family thiol:disulfide interchange protein, whose protein sequence is MKRWMMMLPLAAFLVVAVFLYRGLYLDPAELPSAMIGKPFPEFSLPSVQGDKTLTRADLLGKPALVNVWATWCISCRVEHPVLNKLAERGVVIYGINYKDVNADALKWLAEFHNPYLLDVRDEDGSLGLNLGVYGAPETFFIDAKGIIRDKYVGVIDEVIWREQLAAKYQALVDEAKP
- the ccmB gene encoding heme exporter protein CcmB → MSVFALLVAREARLLCRRPAELANPLVFFAIVVALFPLAVGPETQLLQTLSPGLVWVAALLSVLLSLDGLFRSDFEDGSLEQWVLSSHPLALLVLAKVLAHWVFSGLALVLLSPLLAVMLGLPVACLPVLLLSLLLGTPVLSLLGAVGAALTVGLKRGGLLLALLILPLYIPVLILGSGALQAALQGLPATGFLLWLGSLTALAVTLTPFAIAAGLKISVGE
- a CDS encoding cytochrome c-type biogenesis protein, with protein sequence MKRWLFAALLGLSIAGVAHAAIDTYQFANDSERERFHELTKELRCPKCQNQDIADSNAPIAADLRKEIFRMLGEGKDNQQIVDFMVDRYGDFVRYNPALTGKTALLWFGPAALLLGGLVIIAVIVRRRRAQRGDSPNTLSAEERQRLDQLLDKKHP
- the ccmE gene encoding cytochrome c maturation protein CcmE translates to MNPLRKKRLLIILAILVGVGIAVGLALSALKENINLFYTPTQIANGEAPHDTRIRAGGMVEAGSLQRSADSLDVKFVVTDFNKSVTITYRGILPDLFREGQGIVALGKINADGVVVADEVLAKHDEKYMPPEVTKALKDSGQSAPTPAKEG
- a CDS encoding CheW domain-containing protein → MNRPLDIKNRPQLALQSYLDALLQDATEEEQVPEPVAQVVLPAAPLVEEVSSEVLDEFQAAVLEEQARDARSQHQAAPAEQAKVVPVAPVMDAPAPLPSPVVPMLQALVPPLVEVHLPPSNTPPPAAGSDRPSWAAEPFECLLFDVAGLTLAVPLVCLGSIYSLAGQELTPLFGQPEWFLGILPSQAGNLKVLDTARWVMPDRYRDDFRQGLQYVISVQGYEWGLAVHQVSRSLRLDPNEIKWRSHRGQRPWLAGTVIEHMCALLDVAELAELIATGGAKQLAISQAAHKPK
- the ccmD gene encoding heme exporter protein CcmD, which produces MSFASFSDFLAMGHHGLYVWSAYGICLVVLVRELVAPILDRRSYLQQEARRLRRENGK
- a CDS encoding flagellar hook-length control protein FliK translates to MTGEMNILPLPPTPAPGASRPQVPSGELLKLTLPLEGLIAAGQSAKAEVLSLKQTDQTFELLLKLTLDNGRQTTLQATSSQPLPQGTSLAVTQPSAGNLAITVQQAIASSVAALTRLDTTQLPPGTLLQGKVLTSQALPQGSNQPAVYRSLVSLLNTAQSGSTLSLESPQPLRIGSLLSALVSDAQTLNFVPLSNRQDQLAIAAQLATQQGRQGSLGALLNALQNLPADSDQADTQLRSAIERLLGNLPDAQQLSTSRGVAQALLGSGAFLEAQLATGNPGQASDLKADLLRLVAQLTPALPSSTSLNAILAASTLAQSLPNFVRGALGTLGQLASKPTPGGFPLPERLLQSLEGSDSLEQLLRLAAAAISRLQSHQLASLEQSGRTDDGRLLTTWQLEIPMRNLQDIVPLQVKLQREEPPEPEQQPQNKREEREPRQALWRVDLAFDLEPLGPLQVQAQLIQGRLCSQLWAERPYTASLIESHLGNLRERLLASGLNVGDLDCHLGIPPQGPQTRLEQRWVDETA